Proteins from a single region of Bremerella sp. JC817:
- a CDS encoding putative quinol monooxygenase — protein sequence MIHVIATIELAPGTRTKFLEHFHNLVPEVLEEKGCISYGPTIDVDAKLDVQIGPRDNVVTVVEAWESVEALHAHLAAPHMDAYREKVKDIVVGMQIQVLSPA from the coding sequence ATGATTCACGTTATCGCCACGATCGAACTTGCCCCAGGTACCCGCACCAAGTTCCTCGAACATTTCCATAACCTGGTGCCAGAAGTGCTGGAAGAGAAGGGCTGCATCAGCTACGGCCCCACCATTGATGTCGACGCTAAACTCGACGTTCAAATCGGTCCTCGCGACAATGTCGTGACCGTGGTCGAAGCCTGGGAATCAGTCGAAGCCCTGCACGCCCATCTCGCTGCCCCGCACATGGATGCCTACCGCGAAAAGGTCAAAGACATCGTGGTCGGAATGCAAATCCAAGTCCTGAGCCCTGCTTAG
- a CDS encoding LURP-one-related family protein, producing MRYLLKKKFWSLGTKFFVYDDEGEPVYEIRGKFLSWSDQFSLLDLEGNVLAEIHKRSFQWKPRFGIYRDGELFAEMVQNFTWTKKRYTIEAPNANYVVEGNFWDYQYQVERDDEPIAEIASPFWVWENGYGIETVDEADDILVLCACLIIDRVKTRKREAMRRSSD from the coding sequence GTGCGTTATCTGCTGAAGAAGAAGTTCTGGTCGCTGGGCACGAAGTTTTTCGTCTACGACGACGAAGGCGAACCCGTCTACGAGATACGCGGGAAGTTTCTTTCCTGGTCGGATCAATTCTCGCTGCTCGACCTGGAAGGGAACGTTCTTGCCGAGATCCACAAGCGATCGTTCCAATGGAAGCCTCGCTTCGGGATCTATCGCGACGGAGAACTGTTTGCCGAGATGGTCCAGAATTTCACCTGGACCAAGAAGCGATACACGATCGAGGCTCCCAACGCGAACTATGTTGTGGAGGGGAACTTCTGGGATTACCAGTATCAAGTCGAACGCGATGACGAACCGATTGCGGAGATCGCTTCCCCATTCTGGGTTTGGGAAAACGGCTACGGCATCGAAACGGTCGACGAAGCAGACGATATCTTGGTTCTTTGTGCCTGCCTGATCATCGACCGCGTGAAGACTCGCAAACGAGAAGCGATGCGTCGCAGCTCGGACTGA
- a CDS encoding XdhC family protein, with translation MRDVLSALIASVPHGKSAAFCQLMDTRGSTPQKAGAAMLVFPDGRQVGTLGGGCVEAEVKRHAIELLQTGTRNVVEFLLDHDYGWDDGLICGGRMEVLIEPLPAGSEVRFFRSIMEVIESNHGGTLAVARDRDDSQPRQFGLTLLSPTGAIVATLGSASLCRQAKAVAEDALRPLATRPLSYRAEGIAFVPILPRCELLIVGGGHVGQAVASLAQQVDFDVTVVDDRPEVVTDQRFPTAMRRIAGDFREVLPTLPLRDGSFGLVVTRGHNHDEIGLYHLLKRSLAYLGMIGSKRKIRLIYDDLLEKGITPEQLAKVHAPVGLDIGSRTVEEIAVSIVAQLIAHRNGASS, from the coding sequence ATGCGAGACGTCCTGTCGGCCTTGATTGCCAGTGTGCCTCATGGGAAGTCGGCGGCATTTTGCCAGCTGATGGACACCCGAGGTTCGACTCCGCAAAAAGCAGGAGCGGCCATGCTGGTATTCCCAGACGGCCGACAGGTCGGGACGCTTGGCGGCGGCTGCGTCGAAGCGGAAGTCAAACGTCACGCGATCGAACTTCTTCAGACCGGTACACGCAACGTGGTCGAATTCTTGCTCGACCACGATTACGGCTGGGACGACGGATTGATCTGCGGCGGACGCATGGAAGTGCTGATCGAGCCCCTTCCGGCTGGCAGTGAAGTTCGCTTCTTTCGATCGATCATGGAAGTGATTGAATCGAACCACGGCGGAACGTTGGCGGTGGCACGCGATCGCGACGACAGCCAACCCCGGCAATTCGGTCTCACTTTGCTTTCTCCGACAGGGGCGATTGTCGCGACGCTCGGTTCCGCTTCGCTCTGCCGTCAGGCGAAAGCGGTTGCGGAAGATGCCCTCCGGCCATTGGCGACTCGGCCCCTTTCGTATCGAGCCGAAGGAATCGCGTTCGTGCCGATTCTTCCGCGATGCGAACTGTTGATTGTCGGTGGTGGCCATGTCGGTCAGGCGGTCGCTTCACTGGCACAGCAAGTCGATTTCGATGTGACTGTCGTCGACGATCGCCCCGAGGTCGTCACCGATCAGCGATTTCCGACCGCCATGCGACGAATCGCTGGCGACTTCCGCGAGGTCTTGCCGACGCTTCCTTTGCGAGACGGCAGCTTCGGCCTGGTGGTGACTCGAGGTCATAACCACGACGAGATCGGACTTTATCACCTGCTCAAGCGATCACTGGCCTACCTCGGGATGATCGGTAGCAAGCGAAAGATTCGTCTGATTTATGACGACTTGCTAGAGAAGGGGATCACGCCAGAGCAGTTGGCGAAGGTGCATGCCCCGGTCGGGCTCGACATCGGATCGCGGACGGTCGAGGAAATCGCGGTCAGCATCGTGGCTCAGTTGATTGCACACCGCAATGGAGCCAGCTCTTGA
- a CDS encoding DUF3500 domain-containing protein, whose translation MAGRIPFASPNRRQFLQTAAATTAGLAVGGRSLIAADDTAKSDSPESLVKVLYDSLSESQKKSVAFDWDHEDPLLGTLRNHVENNWHIVDQTIDGNFYTSDQKHLIRQIFVGMINPDWVERFDRQLKDDAGGFGKQQNIAIFGKPGEGKFELVITGRHMTMRCDGNSAEHVAFGGPIFYGHAAKGFNEKSGHPGNVFWSQAQAANKVFEVLDGKQQQVALVKESPIEQRVDFQGTGGKFSGIHVGSLADDQKSAVQDVLKVLIEPYRQSDRDEVVGCLNKHGGLDACHLAFYEDSDVGNDKVWDNWRLEGPSFVWYFRGKPHVHCWVNVADSPEVKLNSA comes from the coding sequence ATGGCTGGTCGCATTCCTTTCGCTTCCCCCAATCGCCGCCAATTTCTGCAAACGGCTGCCGCTACCACGGCTGGCCTGGCGGTTGGTGGCCGATCATTAATCGCTGCCGACGATACGGCAAAGAGCGATTCGCCCGAGTCGCTGGTGAAAGTCCTCTACGACTCCCTTTCCGAATCACAGAAAAAATCCGTTGCCTTCGATTGGGATCACGAAGACCCACTGCTGGGGACGCTACGTAACCACGTCGAAAATAATTGGCATATCGTCGATCAAACCATCGATGGCAACTTCTACACCAGCGATCAGAAGCATCTGATCCGGCAGATTTTCGTCGGCATGATCAACCCTGACTGGGTCGAGCGATTCGATCGCCAGTTGAAAGACGACGCCGGCGGTTTTGGCAAGCAGCAAAACATCGCCATCTTCGGCAAGCCGGGCGAAGGCAAGTTCGAGCTGGTCATCACCGGTCGTCACATGACGATGCGCTGCGATGGCAACTCGGCTGAACACGTTGCGTTCGGCGGTCCGATTTTCTACGGCCACGCCGCGAAGGGCTTCAACGAGAAGTCAGGGCATCCAGGCAATGTCTTTTGGTCCCAGGCCCAAGCCGCGAACAAAGTGTTCGAGGTGCTCGATGGAAAGCAGCAGCAAGTTGCCTTGGTTAAAGAAAGCCCGATCGAACAACGGGTCGACTTCCAGGGAACCGGCGGCAAGTTCAGCGGGATCCATGTCGGTAGTCTGGCGGACGATCAGAAGTCGGCGGTTCAAGACGTGTTGAAAGTCTTGATCGAACCATACCGTCAAAGCGATCGCGACGAAGTCGTGGGCTGCTTGAACAAGCATGGCGGGCTCGATGCATGTCACCTGGCCTTCTACGAAGACTCGGACGTCGGCAACGACAAAGTCTGGGACAACTGGCGACTGGAAGGGCCTTCGTTTGTCTGGTACTTCCGCGGCAAGCCTCACGTCCATTGCTGGGTCAACGTGGCTGATTCGCCTGAAGTCAAATTGAATTCGGCCTAG
- a CDS encoding nucleotidyltransferase family protein, whose translation MRRPRSFAIIPACGQSRRMGTDKLTLKWRDSTILQTVVRTWLASEIDHVCIVFTRARYDLQEMLADVNIDKALVPIAPADMKGTIQVGLDFLHANYRPTRSDRWLVAPADMPTLSATTINQVLRAAAEYPQSIVLPVRQGKHGHPVAIPWKLAAEVAGIPEDQGLNFLWQHHKPQEISVEELGQDANTPDELIKLRKSHNA comes from the coding sequence ATGCGTCGTCCTCGTAGCTTTGCAATCATTCCGGCTTGCGGTCAAAGTCGCCGGATGGGAACCGATAAGCTGACACTAAAATGGCGCGACTCTACCATTCTGCAAACAGTCGTCCGGACCTGGCTGGCCTCGGAAATCGATCACGTCTGTATCGTCTTTACGCGTGCTCGATACGACCTGCAAGAGATGCTGGCCGACGTGAATATCGATAAGGCCCTGGTCCCGATTGCTCCCGCTGACATGAAGGGGACCATCCAGGTCGGGCTCGACTTCCTGCATGCGAACTACCGACCGACGCGCTCCGATCGCTGGCTGGTCGCCCCAGCCGACATGCCCACCTTGTCGGCAACCACCATCAACCAGGTTTTGCGTGCAGCGGCCGAGTATCCCCAAAGCATTGTTTTGCCGGTCCGCCAGGGCAAGCATGGCCACCCAGTAGCGATTCCCTGGAAACTTGCGGCAGAGGTCGCCGGAATTCCGGAAGATCAGGGGCTGAATTTCCTGTGGCAGCATCATAAACCCCAGGAAATTTCGGTCGAAGAGCTAGGCCAAGATGCCAACACCCCAGACGAATTAATAAAACTCCGAAAATCTCATAACGCCTGA
- the trpA gene encoding tryptophan synthase subunit alpha, whose translation MSAVDRAFETLRQQNKKALVPFVTAGDPSLEITAAALKELGKRGAAVCEVGIPYSDPIADGPVIQASYTRALDKKIKLSSILDTIGSVTPALPCPVVTMISYAIIHRHGPEKYLDMAQAAGVSGAIVPDLLVEESEAFAAICRERDFSLIQLVTPTTSKERAKKILETSTGFLYYVSVAGITGERTELPSNIVENVQWLKSQSDLPICIGFGINKPEHVHMLKDACDGVIVGSAIVRRLSEAETKPAEEVIQGVGEYADSLLDALNG comes from the coding sequence ATGTCAGCAGTTGATCGAGCATTTGAAACCCTGCGTCAGCAAAACAAGAAGGCCCTCGTTCCATTTGTGACCGCCGGGGATCCTTCGCTGGAGATTACCGCAGCCGCCTTGAAAGAACTGGGCAAGCGTGGAGCCGCGGTTTGCGAAGTTGGGATTCCGTACAGCGATCCGATCGCCGATGGCCCGGTCATTCAAGCTTCGTACACGCGGGCCTTGGATAAGAAGATCAAGCTGTCGTCGATTCTCGATACGATCGGCTCGGTCACCCCTGCCCTTCCCTGCCCGGTCGTGACGATGATCAGCTATGCGATCATCCATCGTCATGGACCGGAAAAGTACTTGGACATGGCCCAGGCAGCCGGCGTTTCAGGCGCGATCGTTCCGGACCTTTTGGTGGAAGAATCGGAAGCGTTCGCCGCCATCTGCCGCGAACGAGACTTCAGCTTGATCCAACTGGTCACGCCGACCACGTCGAAGGAACGAGCCAAGAAGATTCTCGAGACCTCGACCGGCTTTCTGTACTACGTCTCGGTCGCGGGGATCACCGGCGAGCGAACCGAGTTGCCGTCGAACATCGTCGAGAACGTGCAGTGGCTCAAGTCGCAGTCGGATCTGCCGATCTGCATTGGCTTCGGCATCAACAAACCAGAGCATGTCCACATGCTGAAGGATGCCTGTGACGGGGTGATCGTTGGTTCGGCCATCGTACGCCGTTTGAGCGAAGCGGAAACCAAGCCAGCCGAAGAAGTGATCCAGGGCGTGGGCGAATACGCCGACTCGCTTTTGGACGCTTTAAACGGCTAA
- a CDS encoding ABC transporter ATP-binding protein has protein sequence MIELVDFGKDYGDFTAVKCLNLKIEAGEMFGFIGPNGAGKSTSIRFLATLLKASRGEGFVNGFNVAQQPMDVRHSVGYMPDNFGVYDGMKVWEFLDFFAVAYKIPRTRRKAVITDVLELLDLTHKRNDFVNGLSRGMKQRLCLAKTLVHDPPVLILDEPASGLDPRARLEVKALLKELRKMGKTILISSHILTELADCCTSIGIIERGELLMSGSIEEVYRRIRKNRIINIKFVDGMDAGLSIIRSMPECVDVDVDRGQVTCELQTDDQGVASLLKKLVDNKVNVRTFAEKDPTLEDVFMMVTKGLVT, from the coding sequence ATGATTGAACTGGTCGACTTTGGCAAAGACTACGGCGACTTCACCGCGGTGAAGTGCTTGAACCTGAAGATCGAAGCAGGCGAAATGTTCGGCTTCATCGGTCCCAATGGTGCCGGCAAAAGTACGAGCATTCGCTTTCTAGCTACCTTGCTCAAAGCATCGCGGGGCGAAGGCTTCGTCAACGGGTTCAACGTCGCCCAGCAGCCGATGGATGTGCGTCACAGCGTCGGTTACATGCCGGACAACTTCGGCGTGTACGACGGCATGAAGGTGTGGGAGTTCCTCGACTTCTTCGCGGTTGCCTACAAGATTCCGCGCACGCGTCGCAAGGCGGTGATCACCGACGTGCTGGAACTGCTCGACCTGACCCACAAACGCAACGACTTCGTCAACGGTCTTTCGCGCGGGATGAAGCAGCGTCTCTGCCTGGCGAAGACATTGGTTCACGATCCTCCCGTTTTAATTCTGGACGAACCTGCCAGTGGCCTCGATCCACGTGCCCGTCTGGAAGTGAAAGCTCTGCTGAAAGAGCTTCGCAAAATGGGAAAGACGATTTTGATCTCCAGCCACATTCTGACCGAACTGGCCGACTGCTGCACCTCGATTGGCATCATCGAACGTGGCGAACTGCTGATGAGCGGAAGCATCGAGGAGGTCTATCGACGGATTCGCAAGAACCGCATCATCAACATCAAGTTCGTCGATGGAATGGACGCCGGGCTGTCGATCATTCGCAGCATGCCCGAGTGCGTTGACGTTGATGTCGACCGTGGTCAGGTAACGTGCGAACTGCAAACCGACGACCAAGGGGTCGCTTCGCTGCTGAAGAAGCTGGTCGACAACAAGGTGAATGTCCGCACGTTTGCCGAAAAAGATCCGACCCTCGAAGACGTCTTCATGATGGTGACCAAAGGCCTGGTTACTTAA
- the trpB gene encoding tryptophan synthase subunit beta, whose product MESLGTASRNVPDLAGRFGPFGGRYVPETLTQALDQLTAEYEKAVQDPTFFEELKGLLRDFVGRPSPFYFARRLSEQCGGAQIWLKREDTNHTGAHKINNTLGQALLTMRMGKKRVIAETGAGQHGVATATACAHFGIPCVVYMGEEDIRRQAPNVFSMKLLGAEVRPVTTGSRTLRDAINEAMRDWMSSVDDTHYILGSVVGPHPFPRIVRDFQAVIGDEARQQSLDRLGRLPNKVVACVGGGSNAAGMFYPFVEDKEVELIGVEAGGRGPNAGDHASPLTYGQPGVLHGSYSFVMQDEDGQTCDVHSMSAGLDYPGVGPEHSYWKATGRVEYTCCEDNAAMKGFDALAATEGILPALESSHAIAKAMDLAAKMPKDQVVLVCLSGRGDKDAAEIARLKGVQY is encoded by the coding sequence ATGGAAAGTCTAGGTACCGCCAGTCGCAATGTTCCTGATCTCGCTGGCCGCTTTGGTCCGTTCGGGGGGCGTTATGTTCCCGAGACGTTGACCCAGGCTCTCGACCAGTTGACCGCCGAGTATGAAAAGGCGGTTCAGGATCCCACTTTCTTTGAAGAACTGAAGGGCCTGCTGCGAGATTTCGTCGGCCGTCCTTCGCCGTTCTATTTCGCCCGTCGCTTGAGCGAACAGTGTGGTGGTGCTCAGATCTGGCTGAAGCGTGAAGATACCAATCACACCGGCGCCCACAAAATCAACAACACGCTGGGCCAGGCCTTGCTGACCATGCGCATGGGCAAGAAGCGAGTCATCGCCGAAACGGGTGCCGGTCAGCATGGTGTCGCCACCGCCACCGCGTGTGCTCACTTCGGCATTCCTTGCGTGGTGTACATGGGCGAAGAGGACATTCGTCGCCAGGCACCCAACGTTTTCAGCATGAAGCTTCTCGGTGCGGAAGTTCGCCCAGTGACGACCGGCTCGCGAACCCTTCGCGATGCGATCAACGAAGCAATGCGCGATTGGATGTCGTCAGTCGACGACACCCATTACATTCTGGGCAGTGTCGTTGGACCGCATCCATTCCCTCGCATCGTCCGCGACTTCCAGGCCGTGATCGGTGATGAAGCTCGCCAGCAAAGCCTCGACCGCCTAGGCCGCTTGCCGAACAAGGTGGTGGCGTGCGTCGGTGGCGGAAGCAACGCCGCCGGGATGTTCTATCCGTTTGTCGAAGACAAAGAAGTCGAACTGATCGGCGTGGAAGCCGGCGGACGAGGTCCCAATGCTGGCGATCATGCTTCGCCACTGACCTACGGCCAACCGGGCGTGCTGCACGGTAGCTACAGCTTCGTGATGCAGGACGAAGATGGCCAGACCTGCGATGTTCACTCGATGTCGGCCGGTCTCGACTATCCTGGCGTCGGTCCCGAGCACAGCTACTGGAAGGCAACCGGACGCGTGGAATACACCTGCTGTGAAGATAACGCCGCGATGAAGGGCTTCGACGCTCTGGCCGCAACGGAAGGTATCTTGCCGGCACTCGAATCGTCGCATGCCATTGCCAAGGCGATGGATCTGGCCGCCAAGATGCCGAAAGATCAGGTCGTTCTCGTCTGCCTGTCAGGGCGCGGCGATAAAGACGCCGCTGAGATCGCACGACTCAAAGGCGTTCAGTACTAA
- a CDS encoding DUF1570 domain-containing protein, translating to MPFWVRQGMIAAALLSMAWPLLADGPGLLQDIPTDQMTMRDGSVLRGMLLDESPRGYEFIEINRPPGKPSFAVIHTIGASQVQRLEKVGGDERRILDDAVNRLRNHTQIRAAAKESLKLTRVQSDVLETDQAWRYEGDRFTLLSPLDEELTRSLAVRADQIFQAFEHWIPPKQQPQNPIQIIVFRSIGSYSAYLKTIGLQIENPAVYVPHTNQVLIGSDLGLFQQRLDVVQRNHDAVLQQLDADNKKISGELKLLAKRLKDAGWSPNEIAPEVQSMREAWERDYKKRHSQIQVTNRRNATIKQELLDSTTGFLCHESFHAYIENCVYPQDRYDVPVWLNEGLAQLFEHAQFDNGSFRIDLPPAKLLGQLQDRIERDHGMSLQRMLQTEGGSFLLFENLHGTRLDYDVAWGLAWYLVFQKQLFAPNGLQRYVHARDKPQPTIEETFGESVSRVQSEWVEFISQLQQ from the coding sequence GTGCCATTTTGGGTTCGACAAGGAATGATCGCGGCGGCTTTGCTGAGCATGGCATGGCCGCTGCTGGCCGACGGGCCTGGTCTGCTGCAAGATATTCCGACCGATCAAATGACGATGCGCGACGGAAGCGTTCTGCGCGGGATGCTGCTGGACGAATCGCCACGCGGGTACGAGTTCATCGAGATCAATCGTCCACCTGGCAAGCCAAGCTTCGCGGTGATTCACACGATTGGTGCCAGCCAGGTTCAGCGTCTGGAAAAAGTAGGCGGGGACGAGCGTCGTATCCTGGACGACGCCGTCAATCGTCTGCGAAATCACACGCAGATCCGGGCCGCCGCGAAAGAGTCGCTGAAACTCACGCGAGTGCAGTCCGACGTCCTCGAGACCGATCAGGCCTGGCGGTACGAAGGGGATCGTTTCACTCTGCTTAGCCCGCTCGACGAAGAATTGACCCGCAGCCTGGCCGTTCGTGCGGACCAAATCTTCCAAGCCTTCGAGCACTGGATTCCGCCGAAACAGCAGCCACAGAATCCAATACAGATCATCGTCTTCCGCTCGATCGGCAGTTACTCCGCCTATTTGAAAACGATCGGTCTGCAGATCGAGAACCCTGCGGTCTACGTTCCGCATACGAACCAGGTCCTCATCGGGTCAGACCTGGGACTCTTTCAGCAGCGACTCGATGTCGTGCAGCGGAATCACGACGCAGTCCTGCAGCAGCTCGATGCCGACAACAAGAAGATTTCAGGCGAACTGAAGCTACTTGCCAAACGCTTGAAGGATGCTGGTTGGTCGCCGAATGAGATCGCTCCCGAAGTGCAGTCGATGCGGGAGGCGTGGGAACGCGATTACAAGAAGCGACACAGTCAGATCCAGGTCACCAATCGCCGCAACGCAACCATCAAGCAGGAACTACTCGATAGCACGACCGGTTTTCTGTGCCACGAATCGTTTCATGCTTACATCGAAAACTGCGTCTATCCTCAGGATCGTTACGACGTTCCGGTTTGGCTGAACGAAGGCCTGGCCCAGTTATTCGAGCACGCCCAGTTCGACAACGGATCGTTTCGTATCGACTTACCTCCTGCCAAACTGCTGGGGCAACTGCAAGATCGCATCGAGCGCGACCACGGGATGAGCCTTCAGCGAATGCTGCAGACCGAAGGAGGCAGCTTCCTACTGTTCGAGAACCTACACGGCACACGACTCGACTACGATGTAGCGTGGGGCCTGGCGTGGTACCTGGTGTTTCAGAAACAGCTCTTCGCGCCGAATGGTCTGCAGCGTTATGTCCATGCCCGCGACAAGCCCCAGCCGACCATCGAAGAAACGTTCGGCGAGTCGGTATCACGCGTTCAAAGCGAATGGGTCGAATTCATTTCGCAGCTTCAGCAATAG
- the mutM gene encoding DNA-formamidopyrimidine glycosylase, giving the protein MPELPEVETMRRGVLGLMGGRIETFEKLPCERRPIGITPAAGPLGKRIVGRTIERIDRLGKRVLLVLDDQSRLMFEPRMTGLVLISDPPTIEHLRVRLAISGTAHPELLYWDRRGLGSVRWFSEKQFEAEFHAGRLGPDALDIDPAAFQATFASTRQPVKVALLDQKKVAGIGNLYASEILHLAKVHPAQPCHQLSTQAWKRIHGCMVEVLQLAIQYEGSTLNDGTYRNALNQSGGYQNHHRVYAKEGEVCSSCGKGIIVRSVQAQRATFFCPKCQKQK; this is encoded by the coding sequence TTGCCGGAACTTCCTGAAGTTGAAACGATGCGTCGCGGGGTCTTGGGACTGATGGGCGGGCGGATCGAAACGTTCGAAAAACTTCCCTGCGAGCGACGTCCGATCGGCATAACTCCCGCTGCCGGGCCACTTGGCAAGCGAATCGTTGGCCGCACGATCGAGCGGATCGATCGCCTCGGGAAGCGGGTTCTGCTGGTTCTCGACGATCAATCGCGGCTGATGTTCGAGCCCCGTATGACCGGGCTGGTACTGATCTCAGATCCGCCGACCATCGAGCATCTGCGGGTACGGCTCGCCATTTCCGGGACCGCCCATCCCGAGCTTCTTTATTGGGACCGACGTGGTCTCGGTTCGGTTCGGTGGTTTTCCGAGAAACAATTCGAGGCAGAATTTCACGCTGGTCGCTTGGGTCCCGATGCCCTCGACATTGATCCCGCCGCGTTTCAAGCCACTTTTGCCAGCACTCGGCAACCGGTCAAAGTGGCGTTGCTCGACCAGAAAAAGGTCGCTGGCATCGGCAACTTGTACGCGTCGGAGATCTTGCACCTGGCCAAGGTCCATCCGGCCCAGCCATGCCACCAGTTGTCGACGCAGGCCTGGAAACGAATTCATGGCTGCATGGTGGAAGTGCTGCAGTTGGCGATTCAATACGAAGGTTCGACCCTCAACGATGGCACCTATCGTAACGCGCTCAACCAGTCAGGCGGCTACCAGAATCATCACCGCGTTTATGCCAAGGAAGGGGAAGTCTGCTCGTCGTGCGGCAAAGGAATAATCGTACGGAGCGTGCAGGCACAGCGAGCGACCTTCTTCTGTCCGAAATGCCAAAAGCAGAAGTAA